The following proteins are co-located in the Massilia litorea genome:
- the flgK gene encoding flagellar hook-associated protein FlgK, with protein MSGNLLSIGKSGLFAAQTALSTTGHNITNANVEGYSRQGVVQATSTAMETGVGFTGTGTKVAEIKRYSDDFLNNQVRTATASGSSLNAYYAQISQIDNLLADTESGLSPAIQNFFSAVQDVTGNGASIPSRQALLSSSETLAASFQQIDARLEEIGDGVNSQIETNVNLINTYAKQIAEINSKIGSYGSIEQRQPNDLLDQRDQLVMELNKHVKATVTAGTNNALNVSIGNGQPLVVGQQAFQLATIKTPTDLTRVTVGYVTGDKVTALPENAVSGGELGGLLEFRNGTLDRVQNSIGRLAIGMAFTVNAQHKLGIDGGGQQGKDFFVQAPAYVAAAVDNASTSTAKVGAVVSDPTQLTDSDYKVESDGSSFYVTRLSDNKRTKVDPYDANGTTRTIDGVDFTISGTAASGDNYLVRPTAYGASGFQLALTDVGQIAAGTPIATSAPIANKGTGLISAGSVSASYFAAPPALPVSLSYDSSAGGQLTGFPAGATVTMTLNGTTTTHTGGSAPFKAGASYSFSGVNITMSGVPSNGDSFSINANVAGTADTRNIQALGALQTKNIFNGGSATYQSAFAQTVSAVGNKTREVQVNASAGEALLKQVQGAASDVSGVNLDEEATNLLKYQQAYQAAGKVMQIANTIFDTLLSIGR; from the coding sequence ATGTCCGGAAACCTCCTCAGCATCGGTAAAAGTGGCTTGTTCGCGGCGCAAACGGCCCTGAGCACGACCGGCCACAACATCACCAATGCCAACGTGGAAGGCTACAGCCGCCAGGGCGTGGTGCAGGCCACCTCGACGGCGATGGAGACCGGCGTCGGTTTCACCGGCACCGGCACCAAGGTCGCCGAGATCAAGCGCTACAGCGACGATTTCCTGAATAACCAGGTGCGCACCGCCACCGCGTCGGGCTCCTCGCTGAACGCCTATTACGCCCAGATCAGCCAGATCGACAACCTGCTGGCCGACACCGAGTCGGGCCTGTCGCCGGCGATCCAGAATTTCTTCTCGGCCGTGCAGGACGTGACCGGCAACGGCGCCTCGATCCCGTCGCGCCAGGCGCTGCTGTCCTCCTCGGAAACGCTGGCGGCGAGCTTCCAGCAGATCGACGCGCGCCTGGAAGAAATCGGCGACGGCGTCAACAGCCAGATCGAAACCAACGTCAACCTGATCAACACCTACGCCAAGCAGATCGCCGAAATCAATTCGAAGATCGGCTCCTACGGCTCGATCGAGCAGCGCCAGCCGAACGACCTGCTCGACCAGCGCGACCAGCTCGTCATGGAGCTGAACAAGCACGTCAAGGCGACCGTCACGGCCGGCACCAACAATGCGCTGAACGTCTCGATCGGCAACGGCCAGCCGCTGGTCGTCGGCCAGCAGGCGTTTCAGCTCGCGACCATCAAGACGCCGACCGACCTCACGCGCGTAACGGTCGGCTATGTCACCGGCGACAAGGTGACCGCGCTGCCGGAAAACGCGGTCTCCGGCGGCGAACTGGGCGGCCTGCTCGAGTTCCGCAACGGCACCCTCGACCGCGTGCAGAATTCCATCGGCCGCCTCGCCATCGGCATGGCCTTCACCGTCAATGCCCAGCACAAGCTCGGCATCGACGGCGGCGGCCAGCAGGGCAAGGATTTCTTCGTGCAGGCACCGGCCTATGTCGCCGCGGCCGTCGACAACGCCAGCACCAGCACGGCCAAGGTCGGGGCGGTCGTCAGCGACCCGACCCAGCTGACCGACAGCGACTACAAGGTCGAGTCCGACGGCAGCAGCTTTTACGTGACCCGCCTGTCCGACAACAAGCGCACCAAGGTCGACCCGTATGACGCGAACGGCACCACCCGCACCATCGACGGCGTCGACTTCACGATTTCCGGCACTGCCGCCTCGGGCGACAACTACCTGGTGCGCCCGACCGCGTACGGCGCCTCGGGCTTCCAGCTGGCCTTGACCGACGTCGGCCAGATCGCCGCCGGCACTCCGATCGCCACCAGCGCCCCGATCGCCAACAAGGGTACCGGCCTGATCAGCGCCGGCAGCGTCAGCGCCAGTTATTTCGCGGCGCCGCCAGCGCTGCCGGTCTCGCTGAGCTATGACAGCAGCGCGGGCGGCCAGCTGACCGGCTTCCCGGCAGGCGCCACGGTCACGATGACCCTGAACGGCACGACCACCACGCACACCGGCGGCAGCGCGCCTTTCAAGGCCGGCGCCAGCTACAGTTTTTCCGGCGTTAACATCACGATGTCGGGCGTGCCCTCGAACGGCGACAGCTTCAGCATCAACGCCAACGTCGCCGGCACCGCCGACACCCGCAACATCCAGGCGCTCGGCGCCCTGCAGACCAAAAACATCTTCAACGGCGGCAGCGCGACTTACCAGTCGGCCTTTGCCCAGACCGTGAGTGCGGTCGGCAACAAGACGCGCGAAGTGCAGGTGAACGCCAGCGCCGGCGAAGCCTTGCTGAAACAGGTGCAGGGCGCGGCGTCGGACGTCTCGGGCGTGAACCTGGACGAGGAAGCGACCAATTTGCTGAAATACCAGCAGGCCTACCAGGCCGCCGGCAAGGTCATGCAGATCGCCAACACCATCTTCGACACGCTGTTGTCGATCGGACGCTAA
- a CDS encoding flagellar hook assembly protein FlgD: protein MSTVNSATGGSTSITDLMSTMNAKKADAADSVQADTDKFMTLLVTQLKNQDPLNPLDNAQVTSQLAQLQTVTGVNKLNETLETLKSSYQSSESMQATNLIGHGVLVEGNTLKLTGGKSVFGVDLATDADNVQVVVTDPRTGKDVATIELGAAEAGAMPLAWDGSSDSVDAAMLADGKYSFRVVATRGGQPLTDVKALTLDTVASVSTNSKDGVKLNLASKGAITLADIHQVL from the coding sequence ATGTCCACCGTTAATTCCGCCACCGGCGGCAGCACCTCGATCACCGACCTGATGTCGACCATGAACGCCAAGAAGGCGGACGCGGCCGACAGCGTCCAGGCCGACACCGACAAGTTCATGACCCTGCTCGTGACGCAGCTGAAGAACCAGGATCCGCTGAACCCGCTCGACAACGCCCAGGTGACCAGCCAGCTGGCCCAGCTGCAGACCGTGACCGGCGTGAACAAGCTCAACGAAACGCTGGAAACCCTGAAGTCGAGCTACCAGTCGAGCGAATCGATGCAGGCAACCAACCTGATCGGCCACGGCGTGCTGGTCGAGGGGAACACCCTGAAGCTCACCGGCGGCAAGTCGGTCTTCGGCGTCGACCTCGCCACCGACGCCGACAACGTGCAGGTGGTCGTCACCGACCCGCGCACCGGCAAGGACGTGGCCACGATCGAGCTCGGCGCCGCCGAGGCGGGCGCCATGCCGCTGGCCTGGGACGGCAGCAGCGACAGCGTCGACGCCGCCATGCTGGCCGACGGCAAGTACAGCTTCCGCGTCGTCGCTACCCGAGGCGGTCAGCCGCTGACCGACGTGAAAGCCCTGACGCTCGACACGGTCGCCAGCGTCAGCACGAATTCGAAGGACGGCGTCAAGCTGAACCTCGCCAGTAAGGGTGCCATCACCCTGGCCGATATCCATCAAGTCCTCTAA
- the flgB gene encoding flagellar basal body rod protein FlgB gives MIGKLDNYLRFNETALSLRAQRQELIASNIANADTPNFKARDIDFASAMQGALAKANPAAANPLAATNKGHIQPAADGKALPDGTPVLYRGVVQGAVDGNTVDMDVERNQFADNALRYEAGITMINHQIRGLMAAIQNGQ, from the coding sequence ATGATCGGCAAACTCGACAACTACCTACGCTTCAACGAAACCGCGCTCTCCCTGCGAGCCCAGCGCCAGGAACTGATCGCGTCCAACATCGCCAATGCCGACACGCCGAACTTCAAGGCGCGCGACATCGACTTCGCCAGCGCCATGCAGGGCGCGCTCGCCAAGGCGAACCCGGCCGCGGCGAATCCGCTGGCCGCCACCAACAAAGGCCACATCCAGCCCGCGGCCGACGGTAAAGCGCTGCCGGACGGCACGCCTGTCTTGTACCGCGGCGTGGTGCAGGGGGCAGTCGACGGCAATACGGTCGACATGGACGTCGAGCGCAACCAGTTCGCCGACAACGCGCTGCGCTACGAAGCGGGCATCACGATGATCAACCACCAGATCCGCGGCCTGATGGCGGCGATCCAGAACGGGCAGTAA
- a CDS encoding flagellar basal body P-ring protein FlgI, with product MRFKFPLLALCAALVAAAPAVHAERLKDMASIAGVRQNQLSGYGLVVGLDGTGDQTSQTPFTVQSIIAMLQQKGVNLPPTGQLQLKNVAAVMVTTSLPAFAQPGQTIDITVSSIGNAKSLRGGTLLMTPLHGADGQVYAMAQGNVLVGGAGASAGGAQTQVNHLSVGKISSGATVEKAVASNLGENNQIRLELNQTDFATASRVVSALNDQFGVGTATALDGRVIRVRTPASSDARVSFIGLMENIDVKPAAASAKVILNARTGSVVMNQAVTLDTCAISHGNLSVTIGADTNVSQPAPGSRGQTVVTQTPSVEIKKDPGKVVLVKGGASLAEVVKAMNSIGATPQDLLAILQALKAAGSLRAELEII from the coding sequence ATGCGTTTCAAGTTCCCGCTGCTGGCCCTCTGCGCCGCCCTCGTTGCCGCTGCTCCAGCCGTTCACGCCGAGCGCCTGAAGGACATGGCCAGCATCGCCGGCGTGCGCCAGAACCAGTTGTCGGGCTACGGTCTCGTGGTCGGCCTCGACGGCACCGGCGACCAGACCAGCCAGACGCCGTTCACGGTGCAGTCGATCATCGCCATGCTCCAGCAAAAAGGCGTGAACCTGCCGCCGACCGGCCAGCTGCAACTGAAAAACGTCGCCGCCGTGATGGTCACGACCTCGCTGCCGGCATTTGCCCAGCCGGGCCAGACGATCGACATCACGGTGTCCTCGATCGGTAACGCCAAAAGCCTGCGCGGCGGTACCTTGCTGATGACGCCGCTGCACGGCGCCGACGGCCAGGTGTATGCGATGGCCCAGGGTAACGTGCTGGTCGGCGGCGCCGGCGCCTCCGCCGGCGGCGCCCAGACCCAGGTCAATCACCTGTCGGTCGGCAAGATCTCGAGCGGCGCCACCGTCGAGAAAGCGGTCGCCTCGAACCTCGGCGAAAACAACCAGATCCGCCTGGAACTGAACCAGACCGATTTCGCCACCGCGAGCCGCGTAGTCAGTGCTTTGAACGACCAGTTCGGCGTCGGCACCGCGACCGCCCTGGACGGACGCGTGATCCGCGTGCGCACCCCGGCCTCCTCGGATGCGCGCGTGAGCTTCATCGGCCTGATGGAAAATATCGACGTCAAGCCCGCCGCGGCCAGCGCGAAAGTCATCCTGAACGCCCGCACCGGTTCCGTCGTGATGAACCAGGCCGTCACGCTCGACACCTGCGCCATCTCGCACGGCAACCTGTCGGTGACGATCGGTGCCGATACGAACGTCAGCCAGCCGGCGCCGGGTTCGCGCGGCCAGACGGTGGTCACCCAAACGCCCAGCGTCGAAATCAAGAAGGATCCGGGCAAGGTGGTGCTGGTCAAGGGCGGCGCCTCGCTGGCCGAAGTGGTGAAGGCGATGAATTCGATCGGCGCCACCCCGCAAGACCTGCTGGCGATCCTGCAGGCCCTGAAGGCTGCCGGTTCGCTGCGCGCCGAACTCGAAATCATCTAA
- a CDS encoding flagellar basal body L-ring protein FlgH, whose translation MKTLLFSLIVAGLASILGGCAVTPSTIVQETRSARPALAEVAPPTDGAIYNAAKYRPMFEDRRARQIGDLLTINIVEKTSANKAGTSSGNKSGSAKFGLPGPLQSKLGANVATEGGVKFADGDNQSASNAFTGTIGVTVTEVLSNGNLIVAGEKQVAMNKGIEFIRFSGMVSPDTIQNGNIVSSTVVADARVEYRTNSRIDRAEVNSMMSRFFQSLLPF comes from the coding sequence ATGAAAACGCTTCTTTTCTCGCTGATCGTGGCCGGGTTGGCGTCCATTCTTGGCGGCTGCGCCGTCACGCCGAGCACCATCGTGCAGGAAACGCGCAGCGCGCGTCCGGCCCTGGCCGAAGTCGCGCCGCCAACCGATGGCGCCATCTACAACGCGGCGAAATACCGTCCCATGTTCGAAGACCGCCGCGCGCGCCAGATCGGCGACCTCTTGACCATCAACATCGTCGAAAAGACCTCGGCCAACAAGGCCGGCACCAGCTCGGGCAACAAGTCGGGCAGCGCCAAGTTCGGCTTGCCGGGCCCGCTGCAGTCGAAGCTGGGCGCGAATGTCGCCACCGAAGGCGGCGTCAAGTTTGCCGACGGCGACAACCAGAGCGCCAGCAACGCCTTCACCGGCACCATCGGCGTCACCGTCACCGAGGTGCTCTCGAACGGCAACCTGATCGTCGCCGGCGAGAAGCAGGTCGCGATGAACAAGGGCATCGAGTTCATTCGCTTCTCCGGCATGGTCAGCCCCGACACGATCCAGAACGGGAATATCGTGTCCTCGACGGTTGTCGCCGACGCGCGCGTCGAATACCGCACCAACAGCCGTATCGACCGCGCCGAAGTCAATTCGATGATGTCGCGTTTCTTCCAGTCGTTGCTGCCGTTCTAA
- the flgJ gene encoding flagellar assembly peptidoglycan hydrolase FlgJ: MLPSQNKVTSAFALDTQGLGDLKRSAKAGAQEATRGAAQQFEALFINQMMKTMRDATPQDGLTDNQQTKMFTGMLDQQLSQNMAKRGMGLADVLVRQLSAQNDAKALAIGGVDGAAGTNGAASAIDIPMLPNKAAALKGLEAAVQTNGISASGRTQAPHVRAFQEKLGSHAAEAEAATGIPAKFMLGQAALETGWGKRMIRNSDGSNANNLFGIKAGPNWKGKIATAVTTEYVNGHARQRVEKFRAYDTPADSFKDYARMLASNPRYEKVLNHAGDAAAFAHGLQRAGYATDPHYGTKLSKIIKNSLA; the protein is encoded by the coding sequence ATGCTCCCATCCCAAAACAAGGTCACCAGCGCCTTCGCACTCGACACCCAGGGCCTCGGCGACCTGAAGCGCTCGGCCAAGGCCGGCGCGCAGGAAGCCACCCGCGGTGCGGCCCAGCAGTTCGAGGCGCTGTTCATCAACCAGATGATGAAGACCATGCGCGACGCCACGCCGCAGGACGGCCTGACCGATAACCAGCAAACGAAGATGTTCACCGGGATGCTCGACCAGCAGCTGAGCCAGAATATGGCCAAGCGCGGCATGGGCCTGGCCGACGTGCTGGTGCGCCAGCTCTCGGCCCAGAACGACGCCAAGGCGCTGGCCATCGGCGGCGTCGACGGCGCGGCCGGAACCAACGGCGCCGCCAGCGCGATCGACATCCCGATGCTGCCGAACAAAGCCGCTGCCCTGAAAGGCCTGGAAGCTGCTGTCCAGACGAATGGCATCAGTGCCAGCGGCCGCACCCAGGCGCCGCACGTACGCGCCTTCCAGGAAAAGCTCGGTTCGCACGCGGCCGAAGCGGAAGCCGCGACCGGCATTCCCGCCAAATTCATGCTCGGCCAGGCCGCACTGGAAACCGGCTGGGGCAAGCGCATGATCCGCAACAGCGACGGGAGCAACGCCAACAACTTGTTCGGCATCAAGGCCGGCCCGAACTGGAAGGGCAAGATCGCGACCGCCGTGACGACCGAATACGTAAACGGCCACGCGCGCCAGCGCGTCGAAAAATTCCGCGCCTACGACACGCCGGCCGATTCGTTCAAGGATTACGCGCGCATGCTGGCGAGTAACCCGCGCTACGAGAAAGTGCTGAACCACGCCGGCGACGCCGCGGCTTTCGCCCACGGCCTGCAGCGCGCCGGTTACGCGACCGACCCGCACTACGGGACCAAGCTGTCGAAGATTATCAAGAATTCACTGGCATGA
- the flgG gene encoding flagellar basal-body rod protein FlgG, translating into MIRSLYIAKTGLEAQQTNLDVITNNLANVSTNGFKRSRAVFEDLLYQTVRQPGAQSSQQTNLPSGLQLGTGVRAVSTERIFTQGNPQQTGNSKDVMVNGAGFFPVLLPDGTQAYTRDGSFQTDANGTLVTSSGYPVQPPITVPANAESITVGRDGTVSIKTAGSTATTQIGNLQLMTFINPAGLESKGENLYMETTASGNPNANTPGTNGAGVLMQGFVETSNVNVVEEMVNMIQTQRAYEINSKAITTSDQMLQKLSQL; encoded by the coding sequence ATGATTCGTTCGCTGTATATCGCCAAGACCGGCCTCGAGGCGCAGCAGACCAACCTCGACGTCATCACCAACAACCTCGCCAACGTCAGCACCAACGGCTTCAAGCGTTCGCGTGCGGTGTTCGAGGACCTGCTGTACCAGACCGTGCGCCAGCCCGGTGCCCAATCCTCGCAGCAAACCAACCTGCCTTCCGGCCTGCAGCTCGGCACCGGTGTGCGCGCCGTCTCGACCGAACGCATCTTCACCCAGGGTAATCCCCAGCAGACGGGCAACTCGAAGGACGTGATGGTCAACGGCGCCGGTTTCTTCCCGGTTCTCCTGCCCGACGGCACCCAGGCCTACACCCGCGACGGCTCCTTCCAGACCGATGCCAACGGCACGCTCGTGACGTCCAGCGGCTATCCGGTACAGCCGCCGATCACCGTGCCGGCGAACGCCGAGTCGATCACGGTCGGCCGCGACGGCACCGTGTCCATCAAGACCGCCGGCAGCACCGCGACGACCCAGATCGGCAACCTGCAGCTGATGACCTTCATCAACCCGGCCGGGCTGGAGTCGAAAGGCGAGAACCTGTACATGGAAACGACCGCCTCCGGCAACCCGAACGCGAACACCCCCGGCACCAACGGCGCCGGCGTCCTGATGCAGGGCTTTGTGGAAACCTCGAACGTCAACGTGGTCGAGGAAATGGTCAACATGATCCAGACCCAGCGCGCCTACGAGATCAACAGCAAGGCGATCACGACCTCCGACCAGATGCTGCAGAAATTGTCCCAGTTATGA
- the flgA gene encoding flagellar basal body P-ring formation chaperone FlgA: MFKNFKLFSLLLLAAPLALAQGGARQDGAALRKLAENFLQTQSAGQPGKVTVKIGAVDPRLSLAACPAPEAFQQPGARPWGKTTVGVRCTAPVWTMFLQAQVSVVADYVTAAVPLAQGQAIDAGQLTTMQGDIAAMPNGIITDMAQAIGRTPTVSLPAGTPLRLDSLKSKPVVQQNQAVRIVSRGENFSVSGEGKAIGNAGEGQVVQVRTPRGAIISGTARNGGIVEVTL, translated from the coding sequence ATGTTCAAGAATTTCAAGCTGTTTTCACTCTTACTGCTGGCTGCGCCTCTGGCCCTGGCCCAGGGCGGTGCGCGCCAGGATGGCGCCGCGCTGCGCAAGCTGGCCGAAAATTTCCTGCAAACGCAAAGCGCCGGCCAGCCGGGCAAGGTGACGGTGAAAATCGGTGCGGTCGACCCGCGCCTGTCGCTGGCCGCCTGCCCTGCGCCGGAAGCATTCCAGCAGCCGGGCGCCCGGCCCTGGGGCAAGACCACGGTCGGCGTGCGTTGCACGGCCCCCGTCTGGACGATGTTCCTGCAGGCCCAGGTGAGCGTGGTCGCCGATTACGTCACCGCGGCCGTGCCGCTGGCCCAGGGCCAGGCGATCGACGCCGGCCAGCTGACGACAATGCAGGGCGATATCGCGGCCATGCCGAACGGGATCATCACGGATATGGCGCAGGCGATCGGCCGCACGCCGACGGTCTCGCTGCCGGCCGGCACGCCGCTGCGCCTGGACAGCTTGAAATCGAAACCGGTGGTGCAGCAAAACCAGGCGGTGCGCATCGTCTCGCGCGGCGAAAATTTTTCGGTTTCGGGCGAAGGCAAGGCGATCGGCAACGCCGGTGAGGGCCAGGTCGTACAGGTGCGCACCCCGCGCGGGGCGATCATCAGCGGCACGGCGCGCAATGGCGGCATCGTCGAGGTGACACTGTAA
- the flgC gene encoding flagellar basal body rod protein FlgC: MSLFNIFNVSGSAMSAQAQRLNTVASNLANVDSATSSTGEAYRAKQVVFEAVPMATGGTGVKVKEVVNDPSPLKQVYDPKHPMADDKGYVSMPNVNPVDEMVNMLSASRSYQNNVETMNAAKSMLLKTLTLGQ, encoded by the coding sequence ATGTCGCTCTTCAACATTTTCAACGTCTCCGGCTCGGCCATGAGTGCCCAGGCCCAGCGCCTGAACACGGTCGCCAGCAACCTCGCCAACGTCGACAGCGCCACCTCGAGTACCGGCGAAGCCTACCGCGCCAAGCAGGTCGTCTTCGAAGCGGTGCCGATGGCCACCGGCGGCACCGGCGTCAAGGTCAAGGAAGTCGTGAACGATCCGTCGCCTTTGAAACAGGTCTACGACCCCAAGCATCCGATGGCCGACGACAAGGGCTATGTCTCGATGCCGAACGTGAACCCGGTGGACGAGATGGTGAACATGCTGTCGGCTTCGCGTTCCTACCAGAACAACGTCGAAACGATGAATGCGGCCAAGAGCATGCTGCTCAAAACTCTCACCCTGGGTCAATAA
- the flgF gene encoding flagellar basal-body rod protein FlgF, giving the protein MDRLIYTAASGAKHILEQQATTSNNMANLNTTGFRAQLDTFRAVPVQSEGLPTRAFVVNNTVGADFNAGPLQVTGRDLDVAIKGPGWIAVQNADGSEAYTRNGALQMSPNGVLTTTSGQTIAGEGGPITIPPDVTVTVGGDGTISTVSNAERPAAPVILGRIKLVNPPEKDLVRGDDGLFRLKDGAPAQPDAGVRVAGGALEGSNVNAVDAMVSMIGLARSFETQMSLMKNAENNAAKASQILALT; this is encoded by the coding sequence ATGGATCGCTTAATCTACACCGCCGCCTCCGGCGCCAAGCACATCCTCGAGCAGCAGGCCACGACCTCGAACAACATGGCCAACCTGAACACTACAGGTTTCCGTGCCCAGCTCGACACCTTCCGCGCCGTGCCGGTGCAAAGCGAAGGCCTGCCGACGCGCGCCTTCGTCGTCAACAACACCGTAGGCGCCGATTTCAACGCAGGCCCGCTGCAAGTGACGGGCCGCGACCTCGACGTCGCCATCAAGGGCCCGGGCTGGATCGCCGTGCAGAACGCCGACGGCAGCGAAGCCTACACGCGCAACGGCGCCCTGCAGATGAGCCCGAACGGCGTGCTGACCACCACCTCCGGCCAGACCATCGCGGGCGAGGGCGGTCCGATCACGATCCCGCCGGACGTGACGGTCACGGTCGGCGGCGACGGCACGATTTCCACGGTGTCGAATGCCGAACGTCCGGCCGCGCCGGTGATCCTGGGCCGCATCAAGCTGGTGAACCCGCCTGAAAAGGACCTGGTGCGCGGCGACGACGGCCTGTTCCGCCTGAAGGATGGCGCCCCGGCCCAGCCGGACGCGGGCGTGCGCGTCGCGGGCGGCGCCCTGGAAGGCAGCAACGTGAATGCAGTCGATGCCATGGTGTCAATGATCGGTCTCGCGCGCTCCTTCGAGACGCAAATGAGCCTGATGAAGAACGCCGAGAATAACGCCGCGAAAGCCAGTCAGATCCTTGCTTTGACTTAA
- a CDS encoding flagellar hook protein FlgE, whose translation MSFQQGLSGLNGAAKSLDVIGNNIANASTVGFKGAQAQFADVYASSLNGAGGVTAGIGTKVSTIAQQFTQGNIESSNNSLDVAINGQGFFRTVSSGLVQYTRNGQFSLDKDGYMTNAQGAKLTGYSTGPNGDILAGAPTPVQISTSDIKPVSTTKVGIEMNLDSRVASPAVMPFDATDPNSYNKQSPVDVYDTLGNPHVLSTFYVKNGSGTWDVYAANDGTEVTNLKVAQASQADAASTAARAAWDAATKAVPPVAATIATALANYANAASAAVSGAAGTAGADAATQAAIVAAGTDAAKVAGYSPDQVDKAIMASVKVPAIPVGTLRFDENGALNAATTANGGKFGIDLPIYPSTGSEPTQTMEIAFTGTTQYGTATSDKKLVQDGYTAGHLQRFSIGKEGIILGQYSNGQSKPLGQVVLANFANSNGLEPLGNNAWAESANSGTPLIGTPNSGSFGVMQSSAVETSNVDLTAELVNMITAQRVYQANAQTIKTQDSVLQTLVSMR comes from the coding sequence ATGTCTTTCCAACAAGGCCTGAGCGGCTTGAACGGCGCAGCCAAATCGCTGGACGTCATCGGTAACAACATCGCCAACGCCAGCACGGTCGGCTTCAAGGGCGCCCAGGCGCAATTCGCCGACGTCTACGCCAGCTCGCTGAACGGCGCCGGCGGCGTGACGGCCGGTATCGGTACCAAGGTGTCGACGATCGCCCAGCAGTTCACGCAGGGCAATATCGAATCCTCGAACAACTCGCTCGACGTCGCCATCAACGGCCAGGGCTTCTTCCGTACCGTGTCCTCCGGCCTGGTGCAGTACACCCGCAACGGCCAGTTCTCGCTCGACAAGGACGGCTACATGACGAATGCGCAAGGCGCCAAACTGACCGGCTACAGTACCGGTCCGAACGGCGATATCCTGGCCGGCGCGCCAACGCCCGTGCAGATCAGCACCAGCGACATCAAGCCGGTCTCGACCACCAAGGTCGGGATCGAGATGAACCTCGATTCGCGCGTTGCCTCGCCAGCCGTGATGCCCTTCGACGCCACCGACCCGAACAGCTACAACAAGCAGTCGCCGGTCGACGTCTACGACACCCTGGGCAACCCGCACGTGCTGTCGACCTTCTATGTGAAGAACGGTTCCGGCACCTGGGACGTGTACGCGGCCAACGACGGCACCGAAGTGACCAACCTGAAAGTGGCCCAGGCATCGCAGGCCGACGCGGCGAGCACGGCGGCACGTGCTGCGTGGGATGCGGCGACCAAGGCCGTCCCGCCGGTGGCGGCGACGATCGCGACCGCGCTGGCCAACTATGCCAATGCGGCATCGGCCGCGGTATCGGGCGCCGCCGGTACGGCCGGCGCCGACGCCGCCACCCAGGCGGCGATCGTGGCCGCCGGCACCGACGCGGCGAAAGTGGCGGGCTACAGCCCGGACCAGGTCGACAAGGCGATCATGGCCTCGGTCAAGGTGCCCGCAATCCCGGTCGGCACCCTGCGCTTCGATGAAAACGGTGCCCTGAACGCCGCGACCACGGCCAACGGCGGCAAGTTCGGCATCGACCTGCCAATTTACCCGTCGACCGGTTCCGAGCCGACCCAGACGATGGAAATCGCCTTCACCGGCACCACGCAATACGGCACCGCGACCAGCGACAAGAAGCTGGTCCAGGACGGCTACACGGCCGGCCACCTGCAGCGCTTCTCGATCGGTAAAGAGGGCATCATCCTCGGCCAGTACAGCAACGGCCAATCGAAGCCGCTGGGGCAGGTCGTGCTGGCGAACTTCGCCAACAGCAATGGCCTGGAACCGCTCGGCAACAACGCCTGGGCCGAATCGGCCAATTCCGGCACGCCGCTGATCGGCACCCCGAATTCGGGCAGCTTCGGCGTGATGCAATCGTCGGCGGTCGAGACCTCGAACGTCGACCTGACGGCGGAACTGGTCAACATGATCACCGCGCAGCGCGTGTACCAGGCGAATGCGCAGACGATCAAGACGCAGGATTCGGTGTTGCAGACCCTGGTCAGCATGCGTTAA